A genomic segment from Gossypium hirsutum isolate 1008001.06 chromosome D04, Gossypium_hirsutum_v2.1, whole genome shotgun sequence encodes:
- the LOC107948487 gene encoding uncharacterized protein At2g33490 isoform X1 has translation MKSSFGKLRRFALHKNDNKDKLDILSSAHLDELAQAAQEMQDMRTCYDSLLSAAAATANSAYEFSESLQEMGSCLREKRVLPDDEESRRILLMLGNLQFELQKLVDNYRSHIVLTITNPSESLLNELRTVEDMKRQCDEKRSVYEYMVTQQKEKGRSKGGKGETFSLQQLQIAQEEYDEVATLCVFRLKSLKQGQSRSLLTQAARHHAAQLNFFKKGLKSLEAIEPHLRQVTEQQHIDYEFSGLEDDDEEDGEIAYDPNKEGELSFDYRANEKGVDVTSVSSIEEDEVILSFPQTSYMENEEVNPERNHGDIQVSSREHRVASHSAPIFPERKLDPAERVKQMLQSSTRKSNTYVLPTPNDSKSAVPSRTVSSFTHTRPTNVAGRLHNLWHSSPLESGDGQLSEKSESVLKESNNSNTFTQLPPPLSEGQVPAHPDSSTEAKRIKKKAAAGPLTSKQASSRPIPSAELPHIASAVFSHLPVPQPLSPPKVSPSASPPLVSSPRINELHELPRPPPVSSAAKPAKPSASVGHSAPLVSRNQEHSASTIPSLASSGASPLPAPPSVVPRSFSIPSSNQRAMAIHVSRLLEAPQVPSPPLTPISIVNIKPLQDVSEVPSHGGQMRGGS, from the exons aTGAAGTCTTCATTTGGTAAACTTCGAAGATTTGCGCTTCACAAGAACGACAACAAGGATAAATTAGATATTTTATCTTCTGCTCATTTAGATGAACTTGCTCAAGCAGCTCag GAAATGCAAGATATGAGAACTTGCTATGATAGCTTACTTTCTGCAGCTGCAGCAACGGCAAACAGTGCATATG AATTCTCAGAGTCACTGCAAGAAATGGGCTCCTGTCTGCGGGAAAAAAGAGTGCTACCTGATGATGAAGAAAGCC GTAGAATTTTGTTAATGTTGGGGAACTTACAGTTTGAACTCCAGAAACTTGTGGATAACTAT CGCTCGCATATAGTGCTGACAATTACAAACCCATCAGAGTCACTTCTCAATGAGCTTAGGACTGTTGAG GATATGAAGCGGCAGTGTGATGAGAAAAG AAGTGTCTATGAGTACATGGTGACACAACAAAAGGAAAAAGGAAGGTCAAAAGGCGGGAAAGGTGAAACTTTCAGTTTGCAGCAATTGCAAATAGCTCAGGAAGAATATGATGAAGTGGCAACCCTTTGTGTTTTCCGATTGAAATCTCTGAAGCAAGGGCAATCCAGAAGTCTTCTAACGCAAGCTGCTCGTCACCATGCAGCACAG TTGAATTTCTTTAAGAAAGGACTTAAATCACTTGAGGCAATTGAGCCTCACCTTAGGCAGGTTACAGAACAACAACACATTGATTATGAGTTCTCTGGCCTTGAAGATGATGATGAGGAAGATGGTGAGATTGCTTACGACCCTAACAAAGAAGGGGAATTAAGTTTTGACTACAGAGCAAATGAGAAAGGGGTTGATGTTACGTCTGTGTCATCAATAGAG GAAGATGAAGTAATTCTTTCTTTCCCCCAAACTTCTTACATGGAAAATGAAGAG GTAAATCCAGAGAGAAACCATGGGGATATTCAGGTCTCAAGTAGGGAGCATAGAGTGGCTAGCCATTCAGCTCCCATATTTCCTGAAAGGAAGCTTGATCCTGCTGAAAGAGTAAAACAGATGTTGCAGTCATCTACAAGGAAGTCTAACACTTATGTGCTTCCAACACCAAATGACTCCAAGTCTGCAGTCCCTTCAAGAACAGTTAGCTCATTTACCCACACAAGACCGACAAATGTAGCTGGACGTCTGCATAATTTGTGGCATTCTTCCCCACTAGAGTCTGGTGATGGTCAACTATCAGAAAAATCTGAATCAGTCCTGAAGGAgagtaataatagtaatactttTACACAACTACCCCCTCCTTTGTCTGAAGGACAAGTACCTGCCCATCCTGATAGTTCCACTGAAgccaaaagaataaaaaagaaagctGCAGCCGGTCCATTAACCAGTAAACAAGCATCGTCAAGGCCTATTCCTTCTGCTGAACTTCCCCATATAGCTTCAGCAGTATTTTCTCATTTGCCAGTTCCTCAACCATTATCACCTCCAAAAGTATCCCCAAGTGCATCACCTCCCCTTGTTTCTTCACCCAGAATAAATGAGCTTCATGAGCTTCCGAGGCCCCCTCCTGTTAGTTCAGCTGCAAAACCTGCAAAACCTTCTGCCTCGGTTGGCCACTCTGCTCCGCTAGTCTCAAGAAATCAAGAGCATTCTGCAAGTACTATTCCTTCACTGGCATCAAGTGGAGCTTCTCCTCTTCCAGCTCCACCTTCAGTTGTCCCTCGAAGTTTCTCTATACCCTCTAGCAATCAAAGAGCAATGGCGATTCACGTTTCCAGGCTTTTGGAGGCTCCACAAGTTCCATCCCCTCCATTGACGCCTATTTCCATTGTAAACATCAAGCCACTACAAGATGTTTCTGAAGTGCCATCTCATGGTGGCCAAATGAGAG GTGGGAGCTGA
- the LOC107948487 gene encoding uncharacterized protein At2g33490 isoform X2: MIAYFLQLQQRQTVHMVKMLCAILSYPFLEFSESLQEMGSCLREKRVLPDDEESRRILLMLGNLQFELQKLVDNYRSHIVLTITNPSESLLNELRTVEDMKRQCDEKRSVYEYMVTQQKEKGRSKGGKGETFSLQQLQIAQEEYDEVATLCVFRLKSLKQGQSRSLLTQAARHHAAQLNFFKKGLKSLEAIEPHLRQVTEQQHIDYEFSGLEDDDEEDGEIAYDPNKEGELSFDYRANEKGVDVTSVSSIEEDEVILSFPQTSYMENEEVNPERNHGDIQVSSREHRVASHSAPIFPERKLDPAERVKQMLQSSTRKSNTYVLPTPNDSKSAVPSRTVSSFTHTRPTNVAGRLHNLWHSSPLESGDGQLSEKSESVLKESNNSNTFTQLPPPLSEGQVPAHPDSSTEAKRIKKKAAAGPLTSKQASSRPIPSAELPHIASAVFSHLPVPQPLSPPKVSPSASPPLVSSPRINELHELPRPPPVSSAAKPAKPSASVGHSAPLVSRNQEHSASTIPSLASSGASPLPAPPSVVPRSFSIPSSNQRAMAIHVSRLLEAPQVPSPPLTPISIVNIKPLQDVSEVPSHGGQMRGGS, from the exons ATGATAGCTTACTTTCTGCAGCTGCAGCAACGGCAAACAGTGCATATGGTAAAAATGCTGTGTGCTATATTGTCATATCCATTTTTAG AATTCTCAGAGTCACTGCAAGAAATGGGCTCCTGTCTGCGGGAAAAAAGAGTGCTACCTGATGATGAAGAAAGCC GTAGAATTTTGTTAATGTTGGGGAACTTACAGTTTGAACTCCAGAAACTTGTGGATAACTAT CGCTCGCATATAGTGCTGACAATTACAAACCCATCAGAGTCACTTCTCAATGAGCTTAGGACTGTTGAG GATATGAAGCGGCAGTGTGATGAGAAAAG AAGTGTCTATGAGTACATGGTGACACAACAAAAGGAAAAAGGAAGGTCAAAAGGCGGGAAAGGTGAAACTTTCAGTTTGCAGCAATTGCAAATAGCTCAGGAAGAATATGATGAAGTGGCAACCCTTTGTGTTTTCCGATTGAAATCTCTGAAGCAAGGGCAATCCAGAAGTCTTCTAACGCAAGCTGCTCGTCACCATGCAGCACAG TTGAATTTCTTTAAGAAAGGACTTAAATCACTTGAGGCAATTGAGCCTCACCTTAGGCAGGTTACAGAACAACAACACATTGATTATGAGTTCTCTGGCCTTGAAGATGATGATGAGGAAGATGGTGAGATTGCTTACGACCCTAACAAAGAAGGGGAATTAAGTTTTGACTACAGAGCAAATGAGAAAGGGGTTGATGTTACGTCTGTGTCATCAATAGAG GAAGATGAAGTAATTCTTTCTTTCCCCCAAACTTCTTACATGGAAAATGAAGAG GTAAATCCAGAGAGAAACCATGGGGATATTCAGGTCTCAAGTAGGGAGCATAGAGTGGCTAGCCATTCAGCTCCCATATTTCCTGAAAGGAAGCTTGATCCTGCTGAAAGAGTAAAACAGATGTTGCAGTCATCTACAAGGAAGTCTAACACTTATGTGCTTCCAACACCAAATGACTCCAAGTCTGCAGTCCCTTCAAGAACAGTTAGCTCATTTACCCACACAAGACCGACAAATGTAGCTGGACGTCTGCATAATTTGTGGCATTCTTCCCCACTAGAGTCTGGTGATGGTCAACTATCAGAAAAATCTGAATCAGTCCTGAAGGAgagtaataatagtaatactttTACACAACTACCCCCTCCTTTGTCTGAAGGACAAGTACCTGCCCATCCTGATAGTTCCACTGAAgccaaaagaataaaaaagaaagctGCAGCCGGTCCATTAACCAGTAAACAAGCATCGTCAAGGCCTATTCCTTCTGCTGAACTTCCCCATATAGCTTCAGCAGTATTTTCTCATTTGCCAGTTCCTCAACCATTATCACCTCCAAAAGTATCCCCAAGTGCATCACCTCCCCTTGTTTCTTCACCCAGAATAAATGAGCTTCATGAGCTTCCGAGGCCCCCTCCTGTTAGTTCAGCTGCAAAACCTGCAAAACCTTCTGCCTCGGTTGGCCACTCTGCTCCGCTAGTCTCAAGAAATCAAGAGCATTCTGCAAGTACTATTCCTTCACTGGCATCAAGTGGAGCTTCTCCTCTTCCAGCTCCACCTTCAGTTGTCCCTCGAAGTTTCTCTATACCCTCTAGCAATCAAAGAGCAATGGCGATTCACGTTTCCAGGCTTTTGGAGGCTCCACAAGTTCCATCCCCTCCATTGACGCCTATTTCCATTGTAAACATCAAGCCACTACAAGATGTTTCTGAAGTGCCATCTCATGGTGGCCAAATGAGAG GTGGGAGCTGA
- the LOC107961708 gene encoding uncharacterized protein — MATEAIPVVDTPQHSSNTGEAIHLQGHGSVVLQSIHYFSKHDTIKLGYGLEGFVLGTVPVPSLLIIGNEDDVLVHLKTAKNSFEIWMTIEKRFGVKSNFKILSMCHALYSLKKTNLTIKEYLSKVKSLSDTLIAADSLVTEQEQVSIILAGLLIEYESIRVISSATPMSLDLLTDMLLDCEARQMALLTEVPLQANLASHQKHDTVDSLKHTANSNNYIQEFKQGHRGQGWL; from the exons ATGGCTACAGAAGCTATACCAGTGGTTGATACGCCTCAACATTCTTCCAACACTGGGGAAGCAATTCATTTGCAGGGTCATGGCAGTGTTGTTTTACAGTCAATTCATTATTTCTCCAAACATGACACAATCAAACTTG GATATGGTCTTGAGGGGTTTGTGTTAGGCACGGTTCCTGTTCCTTCTCTTCTCATAATTGGGAACGAGG ATGATGTCTTGGTACATCTCAAGACGGCCAAGAATAGTTTTGAAATCTGGATGACCATTGAAAAAAGGTTTGGTGTAAAATCCAACTTCAAGATCTTGAGTATGTGCCATGCTCTATACTCGCTCAAGAAAACAAATCTTACCATCAAAGAGTATTTATCCAAAGTAAAGAGTCTGAGTGATACTCTTATTGCAGCTGATAGTTTAGTTACTGAACAAGAACAAGTGAGCATCATCCTGGCTGGTCTTTTGATAGAATATGAGTCCATTCGTGTGATTTCCTCAGCAACTCCTATGTCTCTTGATTTGCTAACTGACATGCTTCTTGATTGTGAAGCACGACAGATGGCTTTGCTAACAGAGGTTCCTTTGCAAGCCAATTTGGCATCTCACCAAAAACATGATACTGTAGACAGCTTGAAACATACTGCAAACTCCAACAACTATATTCAGGAGTTTAAACAAGGACACAGAGGGCAAGGATGGCTCTAG
- the LOC107953449 gene encoding uncharacterized protein, with protein MGCGVSKFDHAAGGGGWRQLSIVHKKSDAAVVDNILLSKSLPEGREGEAHAKGRGMHKKANSDEKGGMQRGRLQSSNKGESLEDDGYIPQSLSFRVYCISSLEDDNNQGDGNAEKMTDKQEGDGESNKGSSNPVRRRAKIGKGIKTILRA; from the exons ATGGGTTGTGGGGTTTCAAAATTTGACCACGCAGCAGGAGGAGGAGGATGGCGTCAATTAAGCATTGTTCATAAAAAGAGTGACGCTGCTGTGGTTGATAACATCCTATTATCCAAGTCATTGCCTGAAGGTAGGGAAGGAGAAGCCCATGCAAAGGGTCGTGGTATGCATAAAAAGGCGAATTCCGATGAAAAAGGAGGGATGCAAAGGGGAAGGCTTCAAAGTAGTAACAAGGGTGAGAGTCTTGAGGACGATGGATATATACCTCAGTCTCTAAGCTTCAGGGTATATTGCATTTCATCTTTGGAGGATGACAACAACCAAG GTGATGGTAATGCAGAGAAGATGACGGACAAACAAGAAGGGGATGGTGAAAGTAACAAG GGATCAAGTAATCCAGTGAGAAGGAGAGCTAAGATAGGAAAAGGGATCAAGACGATTTTAAGAGCATAA